Proteins encoded in a region of the Pseudomonas shahriarae genome:
- a CDS encoding NCS2 family permease has protein sequence MDLSPPHLATKKQGWLERLFKLSLHGTTVKTELIAGLTTFITMAYIIFVNPNIMADAGIDHGAAFVATCIAAALGCLLMGLYANWPVGLAPGMGLNAFFTYTVVGTMGYTWETALGAVFISGVLFMILTLSRIREWLLNSIPVSLRHAMGAGVGLFLGVIGLKTAGIIVTSPATLIKLGSLHEPAPLLAAVCFLLIAILSYHRVFGAILISIIAVTLAGWGLGLVQYQGIVAAPPSLAPTWMAMDVMGVFNVSMISVVFAFLFVHMFDTAGTLMGVAQRAGLVKADGKIENLSRALKADSASSVFGAVVGVPPVTSYVESAAGVAAGGRTGLTAVTVGVLFVAAMFFAPLAGMIPAYATAGALIYVAMLMMSGMAHIEWDDATDSIPAIVTAIMMPLTFSVADGIALGFITYVALKAGTGKYKQISISLWVLCAIFIAKFVFL, from the coding sequence CTGGACCTCAGTCCGCCGCATCTTGCGACCAAAAAGCAGGGTTGGCTGGAACGCCTGTTCAAACTCAGCCTGCATGGCACCACAGTGAAGACCGAACTGATCGCCGGCCTCACCACGTTTATCACCATGGCCTACATCATTTTCGTCAACCCCAACATCATGGCCGACGCCGGCATCGACCACGGCGCCGCCTTTGTCGCGACCTGTATCGCCGCCGCGCTCGGCTGCCTGTTGATGGGCCTGTACGCCAACTGGCCGGTCGGCCTGGCGCCGGGCATGGGCTTGAATGCGTTTTTTACCTACACCGTGGTCGGCACCATGGGCTACACCTGGGAGACCGCGCTGGGTGCGGTGTTTATCTCCGGCGTGCTGTTCATGATCCTGACACTGTCGCGCATCCGCGAATGGCTGCTCAACAGCATCCCGGTGAGCCTGCGCCATGCCATGGGCGCCGGGGTGGGTCTGTTCCTGGGGGTGATCGGCCTGAAAACCGCCGGCATCATCGTGACCAGCCCCGCCACCCTGATCAAGCTCGGTTCCCTGCATGAGCCGGCGCCGCTGCTGGCGGCCGTGTGCTTCCTGCTGATCGCGATCCTCAGCTATCACCGGGTGTTCGGCGCGATCCTGATCAGCATCATCGCCGTCACCCTGGCCGGCTGGGGCCTGGGGCTGGTGCAGTACCAGGGTATCGTTGCCGCACCGCCGAGCCTGGCGCCCACCTGGATGGCGATGGACGTGATGGGCGTGTTCAACGTGAGCATGATCAGCGTGGTATTCGCCTTCCTGTTTGTACACATGTTCGACACCGCCGGCACCTTGATGGGCGTCGCCCAGCGTGCAGGCCTGGTGAAGGCCGATGGCAAGATCGAAAACCTCTCGCGGGCCTTGAAAGCCGACAGTGCCTCCAGCGTGTTTGGCGCGGTGGTCGGTGTGCCGCCGGTCACCAGTTACGTGGAAAGCGCTGCGGGTGTGGCGGCCGGTGGGCGCACCGGGCTGACGGCCGTGACCGTGGGCGTGCTGTTTGTGGCGGCGATGTTTTTCGCCCCGCTGGCGGGCATGATTCCTGCGTATGCCACGGCCGGCGCGCTGATTTATGTAGCGATGCTGATGATGAGCGGCATGGCCCATATCGAATGGGACGACGCCACCGACAGCATTCCGGCGATTGTCACGGCAATCATGATGCCCCTGACCTTCTCGGTCGCCGACGGCATCGCTCTGGGCTTTATCACCTACGTGGCGCTCAAGGCCGGTACGG
- a CDS encoding MarR family winged helix-turn-helix transcriptional regulator: protein MLDLKNQTSQQAAMEAFFFGYQAFTAKADEMLERRGLSRVHQRIVFFIARYPALSVKQLLELLGVSKQALNMPLRQLQEMHLVDSVASDTDKRKRLLHLTEEGQRFEHALRREQVKLLQRAFAEAGEDAVNGWLAVNKALTLP from the coding sequence ATGCTTGACCTTAAAAACCAGACCTCGCAGCAAGCCGCCATGGAAGCGTTCTTCTTCGGCTACCAGGCCTTTACCGCCAAGGCCGATGAAATGCTGGAGCGCCGAGGCTTGAGCCGGGTGCATCAGCGCATTGTGTTTTTTATCGCACGCTACCCGGCCTTGAGCGTCAAACAACTGCTGGAACTGCTGGGGGTGAGCAAGCAGGCGCTGAATATGCCGCTGCGCCAATTGCAGGAAATGCACCTGGTCGACAGCGTGGCCTCGGACACCGACAAACGTAAGCGCCTGCTGCACTTGACCGAGGAAGGCCAGCGCTTCGAACACGCCCTGCGCCGCGAGCAAGTCAAGTTGCTGCAGCGCGCCTTTGCCGAAGCCGGCGAGGACGCGGTGAATGGTTGGCTGGCGGTGAACAAGGCGCTGACCCTGCCTTGA